One segment of Passer domesticus isolate bPasDom1 chromosome 24, bPasDom1.hap1, whole genome shotgun sequence DNA contains the following:
- the MAP7D1 gene encoding MAP7 domain-containing protein 1 isoform X3, giving the protein MERSCAGREPQPRPQPQPLGKPPSPMGDSIPPPSVPPPVPGGALQGERSFPQHERPGPPDVIPSEKTIPPVPAAITPSEKTIPPIPAAVTPSEKTIPPIPAAISPSEKTIPPVPAAISPSEKTVLPIPAAVPPSQQPVCPPAVMSPSESSPPQRARPSPPATAQPSVPLPGQPVSPSPATVVPSAQSVPPRGDHSPPGPPKPPGMEHPKEEALSQPTGQPGPVHAAAPSSVETLPHGSQPPAPAATQGPPPDAKSSLGATAGPSKDVSPRSSRPSASPAASPRPKQDAQKAQARHKQAKERREERAKYLAAKRVLWLEKEEKARLLREKQLEERRKRLEEQRLRAEKRRAVLEERQRQKLEKNKERYEAAIQRSVKKTWAEIRQQRWSWAGALHHGSPAHKDDRSLQLSPWESSIVDRLMTPTLSFLARSRSAVTLAGNGKEQVPVCPRSASASPLSPCHNHRLPHRCWERRKAAAASPDVTPRRRTEPSPKKKEKKEKDRENAKERSALSRERSLRKRQSLPAAQPRLLPAADSSPGPKNRPSSPAAPKNRPSSPATPKNRPSSPATPKNRPSSPATPKARPASPSLALSSPHKPPLPRSTHSSPKVRARARQERGEEEGQAKARERKEEERGLAPPALPEPPKVPAEPTAGPPVPAAPGPVPASPPARPPAGTTDREEAARLLAEKRRQAREQREREERERREQEEQERRVQEERAQRAAEEQSRREALARQREEERRLQEEREAQERARAEREEVERLQRQKEEAEARAREEAERQRLEREKHFQREEQERLERKKRLEEIMKRTRKSDAADTKKKDDKKVVNGKAAEQEDVPGREKHLGPIPKAEELPETETPSAGTPGGTKGLVGEGLQPSAKEAAALVNGVQPGKHENGFSGTEGSKELRDLSHHGGSPGSIIPFGDKEPFLKQAVVKPPQVTEVL; this is encoded by the exons GGAAGCCACCATCCCCGATGGGAGACAGCATCCCCCCGCCCTCTGTGCCACCCCCTGTGCCTGGGggtgccctgcagggagagcGCAGCTTCCCCCAGCATGAGCGACCCGGCCCTCCAGATGTCATCCCCTCGGAAAAGACCATCCCACCCGTCCCTGCAGCCATCACTCCCTCTGAGAAGAccatcccacccatccctgcagccGTCACTCCCTCTGAGAAGAccatcccacccatccctgctgccatctCCCCCTCTGAGAAGACCATCCCACCCGTCCCTGCAGCCATCTCCCCCTCTGAGAAGACCGTcttgcccatccctgcagccgtGCCCCCCTCCCAGCAGCCCGTCTGCCCCCCGGCTGTGATGTCCCCCTCTGAGAGCAGCCCCCCGCAGCGTGCCCGACCCAGCCCTccagccactgcccagccctccgtgccactgccaggacagcccgtgtcccccagccctgcgACTGTGGTCCCCTCAGCACAGAGTGTTCCCCCCCGGGGTGACCATTCCCCCCCCGGACCCCCCAAGCCGCCTGGGATGGAGCACCCCAAAGAAGAGGCATTGTCCCAGCCCACTGGCCAGCCTGGCCCCGTCCacgctgctgctcccagctctgtggaaACGCTGCCCCACGGcagccagcccccagccccagctgccacccAAGGGCCCCCTCCTGATGCCAAGAGCTCCCTGGGTGCCACAGCCGGGCCCTCAAAGGACGTGAGCCCCCGGAGCAGCCGCCCCTCAGCGTCTCCTGCCGCCAGCCCCCGGCCCAAGCAAG ATGCCCAGAAAGCCCAGGCAAGGCACAAGCAGGCGAAGGAGCGGCGCGAGGAGCGGGCCAAGTACCTGG CTGCCAAGCGGGTGCtgtggctggagaaggaggagaaggccCGGCTGCTGCGggagaagcagctggaggagcgGCGCAAGCGGCTGGAGGAGCAGCGGCTGCGGGCGGAGAAGCGCCGGGCGGTGCTGGAGGAGCGGCAGAGGCAGAAGCTGGAGAAGAATaag GAGCGCTATGAGGCAGCAATCCAGCGGTCGGTCAAGAAGACGTGGGCAGAGATCCGGCAGCAGCGGTGGTCCTGGGCTGGGGCCCTGCACCACGGCTCCCCCGCACACAAGGATG acCGGAGCTTGCAGCTGAGCCCATGGGAGAGCAGCATCGTGGACCGGCTGATGACGCCCACCCTGTCCTTCCTGGCGCGCAGCCGGAGCGCCGTGACGCTGGCTGGGAACGGCAAGGAGCAGG TGCCCGTGTGCCCCCGCTCAGCCTCCgccagccccctcagcccctgccacaACCACCGCCTGCCGCACCGCTGCTGGGAGCGCCGGAAGgcggctgctgccagccctgatGTGACGCCGCGCCGCAGGACCGAGCCCTCGCCC aagaagaaggagaagaaggagaaggatcGGGAGAACGCCAAGGAGCGCAGCGCCCTGTCCCGTGAGCGCAGCCTCAGGAAGCGGCAGTCACTGCCGGCGGCACAGCCCCGGCTCCTGCCCGCGGCTGACAGCAG CCCCGGCCCCAAGAACCGTCCCTCATCCCCTGCTGCCCCCAAGAACCGTCCTTCATCCCCTGCCACCCCCAAGAATCGTCCCTCATCCCCTGCCACCCCTAAGAACCGTCCCTCGTCCCCTGCCACCCCCAAGGCCCGCCCGGCGTCCCCCAGCCTGGCCCTcagctctccccacaagccgcCCCTGCCTCGAAGCACCCATTCCTCCCCCAAGGTGCGGGCCAGGGCTCGGCAGGAgcggggggaggaggagggccAGGCAAAGGCACgggagaggaaggaggaggagcggggtctggcacccccagcccttcccgagccccccaaggtgcccgcagagccGACAGCAG GCCCCccagtccctgcagcccccggcCCTGTGCCGGCCAGCCCCCCAGCCAGACCCCCCGCCGGCACCACGGACCGGGAGGAGGCTGCCCGGCTGTTGGCGGAGAAGCGACGCCAGGCCCGGGAGCAGCGGGAGCGCGAGGAGCGGGAGCGCCGGGAGCAGGAGGAACAGGAGAG GCGGGTGCAGGAGGAGCGGGCGCAGCGGGCGGCCGAGGAGCAGAGCCgcagggaggccctggcacGGCAGCGGGAGGAGGAGCGGCGGCTGCAGGAGGAACGAGAGGCCCAGGAGAGAGCCCGGGCTGAGCGAGAGGAGGTGGAGCGGCTGCAGAGACAG aaggAAGAGGCTGAGGCCAGGGCGCGCGAGGAGGCTGAGCGGCAGCGCCTGGAGCGGGAGAAGCACTTCCAGCGTGAGGAGCAAGAGCGGCTGGAGAGGAAGAAG CGCCTGGAGGAGATCATGAAGAGGACGCGCAAGTCGGACGCAGCAGACACCAAG aagAAGGACGACAAGAAGGTGGTGAACGGGAAAGCAGCCGAGCAGGAGGATGTGCCAG GCCGCGAGAAGCACCTGGGGCCAATCCCCAAGGCAGAGGAGCTCCCGGAGACGGAGACCCCAAGCGCAGGGACGCCGGGGGGAACGAAGGGCTTGGTGGGCGAGGGGCTGCAGCCGAG CGCCAAGGAGGCGGCAGCCCTGGTGAACGGCGTGCAGCCCGGCAAGCACGAGAACGGCTTCTCGGGCACCGAGGGCTCCAAGGAGCTGCGGGACCTGTCGCACCACGGCGGCAGCCCCGGCAGCATCATCCCCTTCGGCGACAAGGAGCCCTTCCTCAAGCAGGCCGTGGTGAAGCCGCCGCAGGTGACAG AGGTGCTCTGA
- the MAP7D1 gene encoding MAP7 domain-containing protein 1 isoform X2, producing MGDSIPPPSVPPPVPGGALQGERSFPQHERPGPPDVIPSEKTIPPVPAAITPSEKTIPPIPAAVTPSEKTIPPIPAAISPSEKTIPPVPAAISPSEKTVLPIPAAVPPSQQPVCPPAVMSPSESSPPQRARPSPPATAQPSVPLPGQPVSPSPATVVPSAQSVPPRGDHSPPGPPKPPGMEHPKEEALSQPTGQPGPVHAAAPSSVETLPHGSQPPAPAATQGPPPDAKSSLGATAGPSKDVSPRSSRPSASPAASPRPKQDAQKAQARHKQAKERREERAKYLAAKRVLWLEKEEKARLLREKQLEERRKRLEEQRLRAEKRRAVLEERQRQKLEKNKERYEAAIQRSVKKTWAEIRQQRWSWAGALHHGSPAHKDGASRCSVSAVNLPKHVDSIINKRLSKSSATLWNSPSRNRSLQLSPWESSIVDRLMTPTLSFLARSRSAVTLAGNGKEQVPVCPRSASASPLSPCHNHRLPHRCWERRKAAAASPDVTPRRRTEPSPKKKEKKEKDRENAKERSALSRERSLRKRQSLPAAQPRLLPAADSSPGPKNRPSSPAAPKNRPSSPATPKNRPSSPATPKNRPSSPATPKARPASPSLALSSPHKPPLPRSTHSSPKVRARARQERGEEEGQAKARERKEEERGLAPPALPEPPKVPAEPTAGPPVPAAPGPVPASPPARPPAGTTDREEAARLLAEKRRQAREQREREERERREQEEQERRVQEERAQRAAEEQSRREALARQREEERRLQEEREAQERARAEREEVERLQRQKEEAEARAREEAERQRLEREKHFQREEQERLERKKRLEEIMKRTRKSDAADTKKKDDKKVVNGKAAEQEDVPGREKHLGPIPKAEELPETETPSAGTPGGTKGLVGEGLQPSAKEAAALVNGVQPGKHENGFSGTEGSKELRDLSHHGGSPGSIIPFGDKEPFLKQAVVKPPQVTEVL from the exons ATGGGAGACAGCATCCCCCCGCCCTCTGTGCCACCCCCTGTGCCTGGGggtgccctgcagggagagcGCAGCTTCCCCCAGCATGAGCGACCCGGCCCTCCAGATGTCATCCCCTCGGAAAAGACCATCCCACCCGTCCCTGCAGCCATCACTCCCTCTGAGAAGAccatcccacccatccctgcagccGTCACTCCCTCTGAGAAGAccatcccacccatccctgctgccatctCCCCCTCTGAGAAGACCATCCCACCCGTCCCTGCAGCCATCTCCCCCTCTGAGAAGACCGTcttgcccatccctgcagccgtGCCCCCCTCCCAGCAGCCCGTCTGCCCCCCGGCTGTGATGTCCCCCTCTGAGAGCAGCCCCCCGCAGCGTGCCCGACCCAGCCCTccagccactgcccagccctccgtgccactgccaggacagcccgtgtcccccagccctgcgACTGTGGTCCCCTCAGCACAGAGTGTTCCCCCCCGGGGTGACCATTCCCCCCCCGGACCCCCCAAGCCGCCTGGGATGGAGCACCCCAAAGAAGAGGCATTGTCCCAGCCCACTGGCCAGCCTGGCCCCGTCCacgctgctgctcccagctctgtggaaACGCTGCCCCACGGcagccagcccccagccccagctgccacccAAGGGCCCCCTCCTGATGCCAAGAGCTCCCTGGGTGCCACAGCCGGGCCCTCAAAGGACGTGAGCCCCCGGAGCAGCCGCCCCTCAGCGTCTCCTGCCGCCAGCCCCCGGCCCAAGCAAG ATGCCCAGAAAGCCCAGGCAAGGCACAAGCAGGCGAAGGAGCGGCGCGAGGAGCGGGCCAAGTACCTGG CTGCCAAGCGGGTGCtgtggctggagaaggaggagaaggccCGGCTGCTGCGggagaagcagctggaggagcgGCGCAAGCGGCTGGAGGAGCAGCGGCTGCGGGCGGAGAAGCGCCGGGCGGTGCTGGAGGAGCGGCAGAGGCAGAAGCTGGAGAAGAATaag GAGCGCTATGAGGCAGCAATCCAGCGGTCGGTCAAGAAGACGTGGGCAGAGATCCGGCAGCAGCGGTGGTCCTGGGCTGGGGCCCTGCACCACGGCTCCCCCGCACACAAGGATG GTGCGAGCCGGTGCTCGGTGTCCGCTGTAAACCTCCCCAAACACGTCGACTCTATAATCAACAAGCGGCTCTCCAAATCCTCCGCCACCCTCTGGAACTCTCCCAGTAGAA acCGGAGCTTGCAGCTGAGCCCATGGGAGAGCAGCATCGTGGACCGGCTGATGACGCCCACCCTGTCCTTCCTGGCGCGCAGCCGGAGCGCCGTGACGCTGGCTGGGAACGGCAAGGAGCAGG TGCCCGTGTGCCCCCGCTCAGCCTCCgccagccccctcagcccctgccacaACCACCGCCTGCCGCACCGCTGCTGGGAGCGCCGGAAGgcggctgctgccagccctgatGTGACGCCGCGCCGCAGGACCGAGCCCTCGCCC aagaagaaggagaagaaggagaaggatcGGGAGAACGCCAAGGAGCGCAGCGCCCTGTCCCGTGAGCGCAGCCTCAGGAAGCGGCAGTCACTGCCGGCGGCACAGCCCCGGCTCCTGCCCGCGGCTGACAGCAG CCCCGGCCCCAAGAACCGTCCCTCATCCCCTGCTGCCCCCAAGAACCGTCCTTCATCCCCTGCCACCCCCAAGAATCGTCCCTCATCCCCTGCCACCCCTAAGAACCGTCCCTCGTCCCCTGCCACCCCCAAGGCCCGCCCGGCGTCCCCCAGCCTGGCCCTcagctctccccacaagccgcCCCTGCCTCGAAGCACCCATTCCTCCCCCAAGGTGCGGGCCAGGGCTCGGCAGGAgcggggggaggaggagggccAGGCAAAGGCACgggagaggaaggaggaggagcggggtctggcacccccagcccttcccgagccccccaaggtgcccgcagagccGACAGCAG GCCCCccagtccctgcagcccccggcCCTGTGCCGGCCAGCCCCCCAGCCAGACCCCCCGCCGGCACCACGGACCGGGAGGAGGCTGCCCGGCTGTTGGCGGAGAAGCGACGCCAGGCCCGGGAGCAGCGGGAGCGCGAGGAGCGGGAGCGCCGGGAGCAGGAGGAACAGGAGAG GCGGGTGCAGGAGGAGCGGGCGCAGCGGGCGGCCGAGGAGCAGAGCCgcagggaggccctggcacGGCAGCGGGAGGAGGAGCGGCGGCTGCAGGAGGAACGAGAGGCCCAGGAGAGAGCCCGGGCTGAGCGAGAGGAGGTGGAGCGGCTGCAGAGACAG aaggAAGAGGCTGAGGCCAGGGCGCGCGAGGAGGCTGAGCGGCAGCGCCTGGAGCGGGAGAAGCACTTCCAGCGTGAGGAGCAAGAGCGGCTGGAGAGGAAGAAG CGCCTGGAGGAGATCATGAAGAGGACGCGCAAGTCGGACGCAGCAGACACCAAG aagAAGGACGACAAGAAGGTGGTGAACGGGAAAGCAGCCGAGCAGGAGGATGTGCCAG GCCGCGAGAAGCACCTGGGGCCAATCCCCAAGGCAGAGGAGCTCCCGGAGACGGAGACCCCAAGCGCAGGGACGCCGGGGGGAACGAAGGGCTTGGTGGGCGAGGGGCTGCAGCCGAG CGCCAAGGAGGCGGCAGCCCTGGTGAACGGCGTGCAGCCCGGCAAGCACGAGAACGGCTTCTCGGGCACCGAGGGCTCCAAGGAGCTGCGGGACCTGTCGCACCACGGCGGCAGCCCCGGCAGCATCATCCCCTTCGGCGACAAGGAGCCCTTCCTCAAGCAGGCCGTGGTGAAGCCGCCGCAGGTGACAG AGGTGCTCTGA
- the MAP7D1 gene encoding MAP7 domain-containing protein 1 isoform X1, producing MERSCAGREPQPRPQPQPLGKPPSPMGDSIPPPSVPPPVPGGALQGERSFPQHERPGPPDVIPSEKTIPPVPAAITPSEKTIPPIPAAVTPSEKTIPPIPAAISPSEKTIPPVPAAISPSEKTVLPIPAAVPPSQQPVCPPAVMSPSESSPPQRARPSPPATAQPSVPLPGQPVSPSPATVVPSAQSVPPRGDHSPPGPPKPPGMEHPKEEALSQPTGQPGPVHAAAPSSVETLPHGSQPPAPAATQGPPPDAKSSLGATAGPSKDVSPRSSRPSASPAASPRPKQDAQKAQARHKQAKERREERAKYLAAKRVLWLEKEEKARLLREKQLEERRKRLEEQRLRAEKRRAVLEERQRQKLEKNKERYEAAIQRSVKKTWAEIRQQRWSWAGALHHGSPAHKDGASRCSVSAVNLPKHVDSIINKRLSKSSATLWNSPSRNRSLQLSPWESSIVDRLMTPTLSFLARSRSAVTLAGNGKEQVPVCPRSASASPLSPCHNHRLPHRCWERRKAAAASPDVTPRRRTEPSPKKKEKKEKDRENAKERSALSRERSLRKRQSLPAAQPRLLPAADSSPGPKNRPSSPAAPKNRPSSPATPKNRPSSPATPKNRPSSPATPKARPASPSLALSSPHKPPLPRSTHSSPKVRARARQERGEEEGQAKARERKEEERGLAPPALPEPPKVPAEPTAGPPVPAAPGPVPASPPARPPAGTTDREEAARLLAEKRRQAREQREREERERREQEEQERRVQEERAQRAAEEQSRREALARQREEERRLQEEREAQERARAEREEVERLQRQKEEAEARAREEAERQRLEREKHFQREEQERLERKKRLEEIMKRTRKSDAADTKKKDDKKVVNGKAAEQEDVPGREKHLGPIPKAEELPETETPSAGTPGGTKGLVGEGLQPSAKEAAALVNGVQPGKHENGFSGTEGSKELRDLSHHGGSPGSIIPFGDKEPFLKQAVVKPPQVTEVL from the exons GGAAGCCACCATCCCCGATGGGAGACAGCATCCCCCCGCCCTCTGTGCCACCCCCTGTGCCTGGGggtgccctgcagggagagcGCAGCTTCCCCCAGCATGAGCGACCCGGCCCTCCAGATGTCATCCCCTCGGAAAAGACCATCCCACCCGTCCCTGCAGCCATCACTCCCTCTGAGAAGAccatcccacccatccctgcagccGTCACTCCCTCTGAGAAGAccatcccacccatccctgctgccatctCCCCCTCTGAGAAGACCATCCCACCCGTCCCTGCAGCCATCTCCCCCTCTGAGAAGACCGTcttgcccatccctgcagccgtGCCCCCCTCCCAGCAGCCCGTCTGCCCCCCGGCTGTGATGTCCCCCTCTGAGAGCAGCCCCCCGCAGCGTGCCCGACCCAGCCCTccagccactgcccagccctccgtgccactgccaggacagcccgtgtcccccagccctgcgACTGTGGTCCCCTCAGCACAGAGTGTTCCCCCCCGGGGTGACCATTCCCCCCCCGGACCCCCCAAGCCGCCTGGGATGGAGCACCCCAAAGAAGAGGCATTGTCCCAGCCCACTGGCCAGCCTGGCCCCGTCCacgctgctgctcccagctctgtggaaACGCTGCCCCACGGcagccagcccccagccccagctgccacccAAGGGCCCCCTCCTGATGCCAAGAGCTCCCTGGGTGCCACAGCCGGGCCCTCAAAGGACGTGAGCCCCCGGAGCAGCCGCCCCTCAGCGTCTCCTGCCGCCAGCCCCCGGCCCAAGCAAG ATGCCCAGAAAGCCCAGGCAAGGCACAAGCAGGCGAAGGAGCGGCGCGAGGAGCGGGCCAAGTACCTGG CTGCCAAGCGGGTGCtgtggctggagaaggaggagaaggccCGGCTGCTGCGggagaagcagctggaggagcgGCGCAAGCGGCTGGAGGAGCAGCGGCTGCGGGCGGAGAAGCGCCGGGCGGTGCTGGAGGAGCGGCAGAGGCAGAAGCTGGAGAAGAATaag GAGCGCTATGAGGCAGCAATCCAGCGGTCGGTCAAGAAGACGTGGGCAGAGATCCGGCAGCAGCGGTGGTCCTGGGCTGGGGCCCTGCACCACGGCTCCCCCGCACACAAGGATG GTGCGAGCCGGTGCTCGGTGTCCGCTGTAAACCTCCCCAAACACGTCGACTCTATAATCAACAAGCGGCTCTCCAAATCCTCCGCCACCCTCTGGAACTCTCCCAGTAGAA acCGGAGCTTGCAGCTGAGCCCATGGGAGAGCAGCATCGTGGACCGGCTGATGACGCCCACCCTGTCCTTCCTGGCGCGCAGCCGGAGCGCCGTGACGCTGGCTGGGAACGGCAAGGAGCAGG TGCCCGTGTGCCCCCGCTCAGCCTCCgccagccccctcagcccctgccacaACCACCGCCTGCCGCACCGCTGCTGGGAGCGCCGGAAGgcggctgctgccagccctgatGTGACGCCGCGCCGCAGGACCGAGCCCTCGCCC aagaagaaggagaagaaggagaaggatcGGGAGAACGCCAAGGAGCGCAGCGCCCTGTCCCGTGAGCGCAGCCTCAGGAAGCGGCAGTCACTGCCGGCGGCACAGCCCCGGCTCCTGCCCGCGGCTGACAGCAG CCCCGGCCCCAAGAACCGTCCCTCATCCCCTGCTGCCCCCAAGAACCGTCCTTCATCCCCTGCCACCCCCAAGAATCGTCCCTCATCCCCTGCCACCCCTAAGAACCGTCCCTCGTCCCCTGCCACCCCCAAGGCCCGCCCGGCGTCCCCCAGCCTGGCCCTcagctctccccacaagccgcCCCTGCCTCGAAGCACCCATTCCTCCCCCAAGGTGCGGGCCAGGGCTCGGCAGGAgcggggggaggaggagggccAGGCAAAGGCACgggagaggaaggaggaggagcggggtctggcacccccagcccttcccgagccccccaaggtgcccgcagagccGACAGCAG GCCCCccagtccctgcagcccccggcCCTGTGCCGGCCAGCCCCCCAGCCAGACCCCCCGCCGGCACCACGGACCGGGAGGAGGCTGCCCGGCTGTTGGCGGAGAAGCGACGCCAGGCCCGGGAGCAGCGGGAGCGCGAGGAGCGGGAGCGCCGGGAGCAGGAGGAACAGGAGAG GCGGGTGCAGGAGGAGCGGGCGCAGCGGGCGGCCGAGGAGCAGAGCCgcagggaggccctggcacGGCAGCGGGAGGAGGAGCGGCGGCTGCAGGAGGAACGAGAGGCCCAGGAGAGAGCCCGGGCTGAGCGAGAGGAGGTGGAGCGGCTGCAGAGACAG aaggAAGAGGCTGAGGCCAGGGCGCGCGAGGAGGCTGAGCGGCAGCGCCTGGAGCGGGAGAAGCACTTCCAGCGTGAGGAGCAAGAGCGGCTGGAGAGGAAGAAG CGCCTGGAGGAGATCATGAAGAGGACGCGCAAGTCGGACGCAGCAGACACCAAG aagAAGGACGACAAGAAGGTGGTGAACGGGAAAGCAGCCGAGCAGGAGGATGTGCCAG GCCGCGAGAAGCACCTGGGGCCAATCCCCAAGGCAGAGGAGCTCCCGGAGACGGAGACCCCAAGCGCAGGGACGCCGGGGGGAACGAAGGGCTTGGTGGGCGAGGGGCTGCAGCCGAG CGCCAAGGAGGCGGCAGCCCTGGTGAACGGCGTGCAGCCCGGCAAGCACGAGAACGGCTTCTCGGGCACCGAGGGCTCCAAGGAGCTGCGGGACCTGTCGCACCACGGCGGCAGCCCCGGCAGCATCATCCCCTTCGGCGACAAGGAGCCCTTCCTCAAGCAGGCCGTGGTGAAGCCGCCGCAGGTGACAG AGGTGCTCTGA